Below is a window of Trichosurus vulpecula isolate mTriVul1 chromosome 4, mTriVul1.pri, whole genome shotgun sequence DNA.
AACCTTCATCCTGCCTTCTAATCTTTCTTTCTGAGACTTTAAAatatgcaagaaaaaaaagacaagatatATGGTTGGGCTGTGAGGGATGTTAGATGGGTGATGTAGTAAACTGGGGGGAAGCCTTGAAGGGATTATGAgatgaaaatttgggaaaagtTTTATTGTTTTCAGATGAGATTTTCCACATAAAGGAGGATATGTAACACACAGCAAAACTGAAAAGGCTTTTCAAcactgaaaagaaatgagaaacaaaGGCACCAAAATGagtcagcttaaaaaaaaaaagaatcaagagtAAATATGGTCAACTGACAGACTACACCTATAACGTCatatagaaaaaaggaaggaaacaagcatttattgaacacctactatgtgccaggcacaagtattttataaacatctcatttgattcttacaacaatcctgggagataggtggtgttattatccccatttcctagttgaggaaacaggcaaatttgcccagggtcacagagttaatgtctgagactggatttgaactcggatccttactccaggctcagtgctctattgcACCACCAGTGGCCTCTAAAGCCTTTTAGTCTATACCTTTTGTAATGATCAAAACCACACAAAATTCTCCTAAAGACTTATATTTAAAAGGAGATAATACTTAGACTGGAATTAAAATGAGAGGAGTATTGTGGCAAATGAAGAATCTGTTAAGAGTTGGTTAAGTGAAAATTAAGGTCATGGAAGAAAAAGATATAATTTATAAAAGGGGCTGAGATTATTATATTTCCAACAAAGTGAAGGAAATTATACAAAAGCTGAGACTTGATACCAAGAAAACCTTTCTCAAGGTATAAGCTACCAAATAATCAGAATTACTTGGTTATTTCACCTGCCCCTTTTAAAAACTCCATAATGATCTTTTGCATTATCACCTTTATTACTAAATGTATGCCCCCCTCAGCCAGTGAGCcattccttttaacaaagaattaaaccAAGAGAAAATCAGCAGTTTAGCAAATCTAATCAACACATCCACTAAGACTGATAACATGTTAAGTGTTCCATATCTACAGTACCCCAAAACTCTGAAAAGGAGGGCAGGATATATATTTTCTCAACTTGGTGaggtcaaataaaatatttttgaaatgcaTAGCACAGGGGTAGAGGGCATAGGGCCATGCACAGCACAGggccatgtggccctctaggtcctcaagtgcagccctttgattcaacccaaacttcacagaacaaatcccttaatctgaggccacatgtggcctcaaggtcgcaggttccccagcccagcacagcacaatgcctgaaacatagtaagtgacatataaatgttagcttttagcTATCATCTCTTTTGGGGGCCAAACTTTTACCCTCTCTTTTACTTTTAAGAAGCTAATCattatcacaaagattatacattaggaccaagtggaatttataccaggaatgcaagactagTTTAATATAAGGAatactatcagtataattgattgtatcaataacaaaagtaatcaaaattacatgattatatcaatagatgcagaaaaagtttttggtAGAATAATACACACTCATTACTATTAataacactagaaagcataggcataaatggactttactttaaaatgataagaagatTCTCTCTAAAcaacagcaagcattatttgtaacggggataagctagatgccttCCCCCTAAGATCAGGAGtcaaacaaggatgcccattatctcCAATAATATCAATACTGCACCAGAAATGCtaagagaaattgaaggaatcagaatgggcaatgaggtaataaaaacTATCTCTACAGACGCTATGaaaatatacttggaaaatcctagagattcaactaaaaagctagctgaaataataattttagcaaaatagcagaatataaaataaacccacataaatcatcagcatttctaggTATcatcaacaaaacccagcaagaagagataagagatagttcatttaaaataactctagacattataaaatacctAGGAGTATACCTAACTAGATAAAcctaggaactacatgaacataattataaaatgctttttatacaaagtcagatttaaatgATGGGAGAAAGATTATGTTCCCATGAGTGGGtagagccaataaaataaaaatgacaattctacctaaattaatctacttatacagtgccatgccaattaaattaccaaaaaattattttattgagctagaaaaaataataacaaaattcatttggaaaacaaaaggtcaagaatatcaaaggaattaatgaaaaaatgtaaaggaaggaagtcTAACAGGGCCAGATCTTAAAAGTATCTTATAAGGCGGTaattatcaaaaccatctggtactggctaagaacaGAATGGTAGATCACTGGAATAGACTAATAcaaagtagtaaatgattatagtaagcttgtgtttgataaatgtagTGTTAAGCTTTCAGGATAAGAATTTACTGTTTGAtaataaaaactgttgggaaaactggaaagcagtccagcagaaactaggtatggaccaatatcttacaccatttaccaagataaggtcaaaatgtcaAAATTAGCATATGTAAATTAGAAGACTATGGAACATATTATTTattagacttatggataggagaagaatttgtGAATAAGCAAGATATAGAGATCATTGTTGAGATGTagaatagttttgattacattgaatCAAAAAGTTTTTGAACCCAAAAAaacaatgtagccaagattagaaggaaagcagaaaattgggaaaaagtttttatagacagtttcttggataatatgtagagaactttgtcaaatttataagaatgagtcattccctaaccgataaatggtcaaaggatataaaaaggcagtttttggaggaagaaatcaaaggtatatatatagtcatatgaaaaaatgctctaaaaactattactgattagagaaatgcaaattaaaacaactttgaggtaccatcgCACACCTATAAGACTGGTAaactacagaaaagaaaatagacaaatgttgaaaggaatgtggaaaaattgggacattaatacaatgttggtggaactgtgaactgaaccaaccattttggagagcaatctggagataagcccaaagaattataaaattgtGAATActcttaggtctgtttcccaaggtgatcattGTTATCTTTGCtggtctttcattcttgaagaggatcagcGACATcacgagggtgatgtcttgatttgcctgtgaactggatttaagtgaggcagcgctgcacaaagtcattagcctcactctctcctccagagtccagtggcaagacaaaagtcaagatgactggcaaagGCCCAGCCAAGGTAAAAAGggcaaaaggaaaacaacttacatgttctaaaatatttataggagttcTCTTGgtggtggcaaggaactggaaattgaggggaagcccatcaactggggaatggagtaataagttgtggtgtataactgtgatggaatactactgtgctgcaagaaatgacgAGGCaagttgattttaggaaaacaaaaaaatttgcatgaaataatcaagagtgaaatgggcagaaccaagagaacattatatataatgactGCAATACTGTTTGAAGAGTAAATGTGATTGACTATGCTATTCTGACTTATGCAAATATTTAAATcaattacaaaggacctatgaaggaacacacctctccatctccagagaaagaagtgatatatGGAACTATGTATTGTGTAGCTTCACATATCTAGCTGTGTCAAATGTTAGCTTTCTTTAGCGTGgggctgggagagagagaaataacttggaacactaatgtaacaaaaaattaaaagaaaattatatatggtggaaaaaaaaaaagaaaaatgcttgctgacttgattcAACGTAGAGATTACAGACTCAAGATAAAACTAGGTGTACATTTTTGGGCATGGCTAGCGTGGGGTTTGTTTCATTTGCCTCTATTTGTTAgaaggttgttgggtttttttccccatgatGGGGGAACAGGAGGGTaagaatataaatgcttattaattgaaaaaataggtGCAAAAAGGGAAGCGAATCAAGGGCAATTTAAGAATGTCTGAGAGTAGACTATAAACAGAATAGACTTTGTTCTCATGCCAATTTTATACTATTGAGGCAAAAATTATATAGGTAGAGAATGGGGGAATATCTACCTAGAAAGCAGTATATTGTGAAAAAGACCTGGAGTTTTTCTTTGAGCTGTAAATTCAATGACTGCAGCCTATTCAATTTTGGATTGCATTAACAAGAAGTATCATTTGTAGAGCAAGGGATTAAGTAGTTCTGTCTCCTATCTTGGTTAGAACCCATCTAATTATTtctgaaaaccttttttttttttttaataaaagacaCTGACAAATTGGAATGTATCCAGGAGAATGACCAATATTTAAAGGGACTTGAACCATACATGCTATATGATGATCAGCTGAAGCAATTGAGGATATTTAACCTGAGGAAGGTAAGACTTGCCCAAAGGAAGTGGAAGAGTTAGAAGCATGATaaattatcttcaaatatttgaagtttcCACGTGAAAGGGGAATTACATGGTGACATTTGCTTTGCTTGATTCTGGAAGGCAGAACTAGGTCCAGTGGGTAGACGTTATAAAACAGAAGACTGGGAGAAAAACGAAAAACCTCATAACAATTAAAACTGTCTGAAAGTGGACTGCACTGGCCCATAAGGTGAGTTTCTTCTCATTGGAGGTCAAGAGGCAACTAGATGACCAATTGTACAGGTTTGCTGTAAGGGGACTCATGCTTTGGATTATATTTGGAATATGATGATTTCTGATAATCCTTTTTAACTCTTGtctattatgatttttttagagggggggaaggtagggcaattggggttatatgacttgctgaaggtcacacagctagtgtgtcaagtgtctgaggccaaatttgaactcaggcccttctgactccagggctggtgctctacttgctgcgccacctagctgccccctattatGATATTGAATGAACACTATATTAAGCTGTGGAATTTGTGATATTCAacaccttcccacctccctcagccCCCTCTCCTCTCTAACTGGAGAGGTAAAGGATGGAGCATTAAATACCACCCAAAGGGCAGGATTTGGATTTTGCAACTCACTCCACCCTGTAGCTGCAGGTCTGCTTGGTCttcatgcccccccccccccactttccagttttctttagTAGGCTGTCTTCCCCCAATAgattctaaactccttgagggcaggaagtgtctttcttttcttatttgcaCTCTCAGAATTTAGAACAGGGCCTGGTAAataagcaggcacttaataaatgcttactgaattgaattttccCTGAAAACAGAATAATCACCATTATTAATCACTTAATGATTGTAAATTGGTGCAAAAACTGACCAAATATGgcaaaaatattttggtattgATAGAGACGCATGGAAAATGTCTTTGAACAAGTTTATGCCAATTCTAATTTCCATGCCTTTGATTATACAATTTGtgaactcatttcttccaggCATTTATTACGTTGGGCCATTTTCctgagacacaaacacacacacacacacacacacacacacacacacacacacacacccctctactTCAGCATTATAAAGTTACACACCCTTATTATTTATGAAATGGGTCCACAAAAACACAAAGTTCAGTGAAACTGCAATATAATATAGCTTAGTTCTAACAAACCAGCAATGGttactttaaaatattacttaagAAAACATTACTGGGTCTGTGGATTCATCTCATATAGAAAATAACATTTATCACAACATGGACTTTTTACCTCCATATACGAAAGAGCTGAGAGCCTCCTGCAACACCGACAAAAAAATTAACAGCAAACAGACTCCAATTTTTAGGAATAATAACAAGGGAGTATCTTGACCAAATTAACCctgttaaaacaaaaagaaacaaagtgtgGGGTGAAAAGCTTAACTACTGCTGCACTactatatttaaattatttcatttttagcgTTAAAtagtaagaaattttaaaagaccaAAGATTCTCCCTCTAAACTTTAGTTGTCATTAAGAGGTCCATTATCCAATATgaggcaaaataatttttttcctattcaaaaaGGAAAACTATGTCCTCTTTCACCTTTTCTTAAAAGATATATGCAAACTGACTTTATTAAAAACTCATACAcagttaaataatttttttggatcCAGAGGTGTAATTTCTCTGGTGTAGGGACCTCATGATGTTGAAACTCCTCCTCTACTAAGATGCAGAGCTGTAACCCATCTGCAACCTTGATAGTCCTAGAGAATTATCTGAGGAGCATGAGAAGTTAAAATTACTTAACcatggtcacataattagtaattGTCAAGAGATCAGATCTTGCTGAGCCCCAAAGCTGGCCCTCTCTGCACTATACCTTTTGTTAAGTAcatctaaaataaaaaagaacagcaTAATGGAAGATTTGAAACACTCACCTGTAGCCATTAATACAGCAGACTGTGCCGTGCTGAGTTTTTCTGCAGGCCTGGCCATGTCAGCCAATCCAGCACAAACCAACCCCTAGGAAATACATAAACCATAAcccaaaattaattttatatataatatatgtagtgAAAATTGCTTTGAAACTAATGATACAAGtatcttcctttccattcttttgattttctatactgtttttgaaaaataatacaggaaaa
It encodes the following:
- the MPC2 gene encoding mitochondrial pyruvate carrier 2, whose protein sequence is MAAHGVRGLRAMYHRTLDKVELMLPAKLRPLYNHPAGPRTVFFWAPIMKWGLVCAGLADMARPAEKLSTAQSAVLMATGLIWSRYSLVIIPKNWSLFAVNFFVGVAGGSQLFRIWRYKQELRAKEDL